One region of Mycolicibacterium lutetiense genomic DNA includes:
- a CDS encoding integrase, which yields MTHTAEAFDVVAGVHVAPATEVVINRTLHVPGIRYRFGDPVWDLSAAIEDRHSAGQAVHWDGFPTPFRHACKLYLFALLNIVDDAPRLDSSRSLYPHIKTILAELVPLRRLTTWLAKMGVTSFGRVGAEHLDDYLRHVTETSGVSAESKRSALQAIKRLHVYRDALPTHCRLPPGPLWGGASARGLANYESSWGKPNTTPRIHPDIMEPLLSAALMVTHTIATDLLPAARSLLAMRYLAHRIAPAIRRAPTRTVSVFETTKQQLECLLAALGRNDASLPGIRTGDTTSVDLMGLAVGGWLNHTELRRMKETPVLVAKHGLPIEVDMLRATTFSATGMHCWREAPVGASELVELLRHVTTACFLVIAYLSGVRTGEALNLRRGCISRDSKLALTLMSGHQLKADDRRRHRSPATIPWVVTDETAHAVNVLEQITVSDLLFPAFNMCSQQRFLFGANRTRTPGSINADITSFIEWFNHAIAPAGIHPQIGADPHGTIQVPRLRRTLAWHIVRRPGGTIAGATQYGHLHTQMIQGYAGGADSGFLDDITFEQFLHRAEIIHDDNHRLERGEHVSGPAADEYRARVARASTFAGLTVTTKSQINNALSNPDLQIHHGAVVTCVFRRATAACLEPTDNSSVEPFWSRCRLGCVNAARTDRDAANLRQHVEALQRDLATLELPEPLRQRVQVRLIEHRKALAEHESSRPTTNPQQDEDDE from the coding sequence ATGACCCATACAGCTGAAGCTTTCGACGTCGTGGCAGGTGTCCACGTCGCCCCCGCAACAGAGGTCGTGATCAACCGCACCCTTCACGTCCCAGGGATCCGATACCGATTCGGCGACCCGGTGTGGGATCTGTCCGCGGCGATCGAGGACCGCCACAGCGCAGGACAAGCCGTGCACTGGGACGGGTTCCCAACGCCATTCCGCCACGCCTGCAAGCTCTACCTGTTCGCCCTGCTCAACATCGTCGACGACGCACCCCGCCTTGACAGTTCCCGATCGCTCTATCCGCACATCAAGACGATCTTGGCCGAGCTGGTGCCGTTGCGGAGGCTCACGACATGGCTGGCGAAAATGGGTGTGACATCGTTCGGCCGAGTCGGCGCCGAACATCTCGACGACTATCTGCGCCACGTCACCGAGACCAGCGGCGTCAGCGCCGAATCCAAACGTTCAGCGTTACAGGCCATCAAGCGTCTGCACGTGTACCGGGATGCCCTGCCCACGCATTGCCGGCTCCCCCCGGGCCCGTTGTGGGGCGGCGCGAGCGCCCGAGGCCTCGCCAACTACGAGTCATCCTGGGGCAAACCGAACACCACCCCGCGTATTCATCCCGACATCATGGAGCCGCTACTCTCGGCAGCATTGATGGTGACCCACACGATCGCCACCGATCTACTTCCCGCAGCACGCAGCCTTCTCGCGATGCGATACCTGGCCCATCGCATCGCACCCGCCATTCGTCGGGCTCCTACTCGCACGGTGTCGGTGTTCGAGACCACCAAGCAGCAACTCGAATGCCTGCTCGCGGCACTAGGCCGCAACGACGCCTCACTTCCAGGTATCCGGACGGGCGACACGACCAGTGTCGATCTGATGGGGTTGGCCGTGGGTGGATGGCTCAACCACACCGAACTGAGGCGGATGAAAGAGACACCGGTCCTGGTAGCCAAGCATGGATTGCCGATCGAAGTGGACATGTTGCGCGCCACCACATTCAGCGCCACCGGCATGCACTGCTGGCGCGAAGCCCCCGTCGGCGCGAGTGAACTCGTCGAACTGCTGCGCCACGTCACGACTGCCTGTTTCCTCGTGATCGCCTACCTCTCGGGTGTTCGGACCGGCGAGGCACTCAACCTCCGGCGCGGCTGCATCAGCCGGGACTCGAAACTGGCGTTGACACTCATGTCCGGTCACCAGTTGAAGGCCGATGACCGGCGCCGACACCGATCACCCGCCACCATCCCCTGGGTCGTGACCGACGAAACCGCCCACGCCGTCAACGTTCTTGAGCAGATCACGGTGAGCGATCTGCTGTTTCCGGCTTTCAACATGTGCTCCCAACAGCGATTCCTCTTCGGCGCCAACCGGACCAGAACACCCGGCTCCATCAACGCCGACATCACCAGCTTCATCGAGTGGTTCAACCACGCGATCGCTCCAGCAGGCATCCATCCGCAGATCGGCGCCGACCCGCACGGCACAATCCAAGTGCCGCGCCTGCGACGCACACTGGCATGGCACATCGTCCGGCGGCCCGGCGGAACCATCGCCGGCGCAACGCAATACGGCCACCTGCACACACAAATGATCCAAGGTTATGCCGGCGGAGCTGATTCAGGATTCCTCGACGACATCACCTTCGAACAATTCCTCCACCGTGCCGAGATCATCCACGACGACAACCATCGACTCGAGCGCGGCGAGCACGTCTCCGGTCCAGCTGCCGATGAGTACCGGGCCCGCGTTGCTCGGGCAAGCACGTTCGCGGGTTTGACAGTGACCACCAAGAGTCAGATCAACAATGCACTGTCGAACCCCGACTTGCAGATCCACCACGGCGCGGTCGTGACGTGCGTGTTCCGGCGCGCCACCGCAGCCTGCCTGGAACCTACCGACAACAGCTCTGTTGAACCGTTCTGGAGTCGGTGCCGACTTGGCTGCGTCAACGCCGCCCGCACCGACCGCGACGCCGCCAACCTTCGTCAGCATGTCGAAGCACTCCAACGCGATCTGGCGACTCTCGAACTTCCCGAACCGCTGCGGCAGCGAGTTCAGGTTCGCCTGATCGAGCACCGAAAGGCCCTCGCAGAGCACGAATCCAGCCGACCGACGACAAACCCCCAGCAGGACGAGGACGACGAATGA
- a CDS encoding IS256 family transposase — protein MSETLDPVATELDQRQLAEQLLAQAKEQGVELVGPNGLLNQLTKNVLETALDAEMTEHLGYDRHDPTGRGSGNSRNGMRSKTVFTEIGPVDIDVPRDVNSSFEPQIVKKRQRRLTGIDEIVLSLTAKGLTTGEVSAHFADVYGATVSKDTISRITDKVIEEMAEWCNRPLEAVYPVVFIDAINVKVRDGQVTNRPVYVAIGVTCGGERDILGLRAGDGGEGAKFWLAVLTEIKNRGTGDVCIVVCDGLKGLPEAITTVWDRAIVQTCVIHLLRNTFRYASRKYWDQIAKDIRPVYTAASEAAAKERFTEFTATWGARYPAIIRLWENAWSEFVPFLDYDVEIRRVICSTNAVESLNARYRRAIRARGHFPTEQAAMKCLYLVTRSLDPTGRGKARWAMRWKPALNAFAITFEGRITPTGN, from the coding sequence ATGTCAGAAACACTCGATCCCGTGGCGACTGAACTGGATCAACGGCAGCTTGCCGAACAATTGTTGGCGCAGGCCAAGGAGCAAGGCGTCGAGCTGGTCGGCCCGAACGGGCTGCTCAACCAGTTGACGAAGAACGTGCTGGAGACCGCGTTGGATGCCGAGATGACCGAACATCTGGGTTATGACCGGCATGATCCCACCGGGCGGGGCAGCGGCAACTCCCGTAACGGGATGCGATCCAAGACGGTGTTCACCGAGATCGGCCCGGTCGACATCGACGTGCCGCGGGATGTGAATTCCTCGTTCGAGCCGCAGATCGTCAAGAAACGCCAACGTCGCCTGACCGGTATCGATGAGATCGTCTTGTCCTTGACGGCCAAGGGATTGACCACCGGGGAAGTGTCGGCGCACTTCGCCGACGTCTACGGCGCCACGGTGTCCAAGGACACCATCAGCCGGATCACCGACAAGGTGATCGAGGAGATGGCCGAGTGGTGCAACCGTCCGTTGGAGGCGGTGTATCCGGTGGTGTTCATCGACGCCATCAACGTCAAGGTCCGCGACGGCCAGGTCACCAACCGGCCGGTCTACGTGGCCATCGGAGTCACCTGCGGCGGGGAACGCGACATCCTCGGTTTGCGGGCCGGCGACGGTGGTGAGGGCGCCAAGTTCTGGCTGGCGGTGCTCACCGAGATCAAGAACCGCGGCACAGGTGACGTGTGCATCGTGGTGTGCGACGGCCTGAAGGGGCTGCCCGAAGCGATCACCACGGTGTGGGACCGTGCCATCGTCCAGACATGTGTTATTCATCTGCTGCGCAACACGTTTCGATACGCGTCGCGGAAGTACTGGGACCAGATCGCCAAGGACATCCGCCCGGTCTACACCGCGGCGTCGGAGGCCGCGGCCAAGGAACGCTTCACCGAGTTCACCGCGACGTGGGGTGCCCGGTACCCGGCGATCATCCGATTGTGGGAGAACGCCTGGAGCGAGTTCGTGCCGTTCCTGGACTACGACGTCGAGATCCGACGCGTCATCTGCTCGACCAACGCCGTCGAATCCCTCAATGCCCGTTACCGCAGAGCGATTCGCGCCCGCGGGCACTTCCCGACCGAGCAGGCCGCGATGAAGTGTCTCTACCTCGTGACCCGCTCCCTAGACCCCACCGGCCGCGGTAAGGCACGATGGGCAATGAGGTGGAAGCCAGCGCTCAATGCGTTCGCGATCACCTTCGAAGGCCGGATCACCCCGACCGGCAACTAA
- a CDS encoding molybdopterin-containing oxidoreductase family protein: MIRKSFCRICTSACGVLVEVDDEERVLSVRGDADNLLSHGYTCSKGRAMGHGHHREDRLLYPKIRNGDAMERVSWDEALDDVAAKLRAIIDESGPDAVGIFLGGGGYLDSAAYATAQMMRKALRTRSYYSDMTIDTVSKILVGEMIGGFAALPRPDFGRCRMTIYVGTNPLVSHGHTAMLSSPAVRMREFTTEGQVWVLDPRRSETAVKATRHLQTRPGTDYAVLAYLVRELLRDGADREYLDRHAQDVEALAEAVEGFTCARAAAISGIATEVLEEFSAAVRRAGRVSVESGTGVSMSPAANVTAWMTWALMIVTGSLDREGGAWSNPGMLTQLDNRRIPTAPEEGFRGPGPASRPDLRSVAGEYPCAAMPDEIESGNLRALINLSGNLITCMPGTERITAALRQLEVLLTVEIADNATTALSTHVLPAKDQLERPDVSLGTDFSFPELGAQFTPAVVAPRGDVRSYWWILTQIGKRMSLDFFPGVNPDTVTDDDVVALLALGARTPIDTSGEANYTVAADRAFGWLQSRADEFGGWRLAPGPLVAQLAELAPGPDLVLISRRQKNQLNSRKSADHGTTGIYVNPDDAAKRGLNDGDIAVVRSRHGELTGSVTIDPTLVSGALSVPHGFEGSCNVNQLTSADDIDPITGMPIFSNLPVELARAGNP; encoded by the coding sequence ATGATCCGAAAGTCCTTCTGCCGAATCTGCACATCCGCATGTGGAGTGCTCGTCGAGGTCGACGACGAAGAGCGTGTGCTCAGCGTCCGCGGCGACGCCGATAACCTACTCTCGCACGGCTACACCTGCTCCAAGGGCCGGGCCATGGGACACGGCCACCACCGCGAGGACCGGCTGCTGTATCCGAAGATACGCAACGGCGATGCAATGGAGCGGGTTTCGTGGGATGAAGCGCTTGACGACGTCGCTGCCAAGCTGCGCGCTATCATCGACGAGTCCGGACCGGACGCCGTCGGCATCTTCCTCGGCGGCGGCGGGTACCTCGACAGTGCCGCCTACGCGACCGCGCAGATGATGCGCAAGGCACTTCGCACTCGCTCCTACTACAGCGACATGACGATCGACACCGTATCCAAGATTCTCGTGGGCGAGATGATCGGCGGCTTTGCCGCCTTGCCGCGTCCGGACTTCGGCCGCTGCCGGATGACGATCTACGTCGGCACCAATCCCCTTGTCTCACACGGACACACCGCGATGCTGAGCAGCCCGGCCGTGCGGATGCGGGAGTTCACCACTGAGGGGCAGGTGTGGGTGCTCGACCCGCGCCGCTCGGAGACCGCGGTCAAGGCGACGCGACACCTGCAGACCAGGCCGGGGACCGACTACGCGGTGCTGGCCTACCTGGTGCGCGAGCTGCTGCGCGACGGCGCCGATCGCGAATACCTCGACCGGCACGCGCAGGACGTCGAGGCGCTGGCAGAGGCCGTCGAGGGCTTTACGTGCGCCCGGGCGGCGGCGATCAGCGGCATCGCGACCGAGGTCCTGGAAGAGTTCTCGGCCGCAGTACGGCGCGCCGGCAGGGTCAGCGTCGAGTCGGGCACCGGCGTGTCAATGTCGCCTGCGGCCAACGTGACCGCGTGGATGACCTGGGCGCTGATGATCGTCACCGGGTCGCTCGACCGCGAGGGCGGCGCCTGGTCGAATCCCGGCATGCTCACCCAGCTCGACAACCGCCGCATCCCGACTGCGCCGGAGGAGGGGTTCCGCGGGCCCGGGCCCGCGAGCCGTCCCGACCTGCGCTCGGTCGCAGGCGAATACCCCTGCGCGGCAATGCCGGACGAGATCGAGAGTGGCAACCTGCGCGCGCTGATCAACCTCAGCGGCAACCTGATCACCTGCATGCCGGGAACCGAGCGGATCACCGCCGCGCTGCGACAACTCGAGGTCCTGCTCACGGTCGAGATCGCCGACAACGCGACGACGGCGCTGTCCACTCACGTGTTGCCCGCCAAGGATCAGCTGGAACGTCCCGACGTGTCGCTGGGTACAGACTTTTCGTTCCCCGAGCTCGGTGCGCAGTTCACCCCCGCGGTGGTAGCGCCGCGAGGTGACGTCCGGTCCTACTGGTGGATCCTGACCCAAATCGGAAAGCGGATGAGTCTGGACTTCTTCCCCGGAGTGAACCCAGACACCGTCACCGACGACGACGTGGTGGCTCTACTCGCGCTGGGCGCGCGGACGCCCATCGACACCAGCGGCGAAGCGAACTACACCGTGGCGGCGGACCGGGCATTCGGCTGGCTGCAGTCACGGGCCGACGAGTTCGGGGGCTGGCGGCTGGCGCCAGGCCCGCTTGTAGCTCAGCTTGCCGAGCTGGCCCCCGGACCCGACCTCGTGCTCATCTCGCGACGGCAGAAGAACCAACTCAATTCCCGCAAATCGGCCGACCATGGCACCACCGGTATATACGTCAATCCCGACGACGCCGCCAAACGCGGTCTGAACGATGGGGACATCGCGGTCGTCCGAAGCAGGCACGGTGAACTCACGGGCTCCGTGACGATCGATCCCACGCTTGTATCCGGCGCCCTTTCGGTGCCGCACGGCTTTGAGGGCAGCTGCAACGTCAACCAGCTGACCAGCGCCGACGACATCGACCCGATCACCGGGATGCCCATCTTCTCCAACCTGCCCGTGGAGCTCGCTAGAGCGGGCAACCCCTAG
- a CDS encoding dihydrodipicolinate reductase, giving the protein MTFEVEQRVLRVVQWTTGNVAAEVVRALMGRPDIAVVGAYARSPEKAGVDLGALCGLGTDLGVRATADVDALVELRPDCVVYTPLHFNLAEVQRILRAGVNVVTSAEFMTGVNLSSNDRAALNSAALGGGSSIFGSGMNPGFVQLAAAAASGVSTNVRRATVVESVDVSEFIGDANFAGVGWGRPKNDPGHVEDVRVATAVFAEAVDALARMLRVELDEISCSVEFAHATQEAVADGVLIRDGHVGGIEVRWSGHQAGQEVVCVQQRWAATPLLEPAWHIEHGYLVDISGDPNVRMKIDLLPTDADLADWSPQRMRNIGLRITAAPLVNAIPAVCAAPPGIVTYAELPAIAALLVPESEAGHRRRTDEVIA; this is encoded by the coding sequence ATGACATTCGAGGTTGAGCAGCGAGTGCTCCGCGTCGTGCAATGGACGACGGGCAACGTGGCTGCGGAGGTCGTGCGTGCCCTCATGGGCCGACCGGATATCGCTGTGGTCGGCGCATACGCCCGCTCGCCCGAGAAAGCCGGGGTCGACCTGGGCGCGCTGTGCGGTCTGGGAACGGACCTGGGCGTCCGGGCTACCGCCGATGTGGATGCCTTAGTCGAGTTGCGGCCTGACTGCGTGGTGTATACGCCCCTGCACTTCAACCTTGCTGAGGTGCAACGGATACTACGAGCCGGTGTCAATGTCGTCACCAGCGCGGAATTCATGACAGGCGTCAATCTGTCCAGCAATGACCGTGCAGCGCTCAACTCTGCTGCGCTCGGCGGTGGTTCGAGCATTTTCGGCAGCGGAATGAACCCGGGGTTCGTGCAGCTTGCCGCCGCGGCGGCCAGCGGTGTCTCGACGAACGTGCGCAGAGCAACAGTAGTGGAGTCCGTTGACGTCTCAGAGTTCATCGGAGACGCCAACTTCGCTGGGGTCGGATGGGGTCGACCCAAGAACGACCCCGGCCATGTGGAGGACGTACGTGTCGCCACGGCGGTGTTCGCCGAAGCCGTCGACGCGTTAGCCCGAATGCTGCGTGTCGAACTCGACGAGATCTCCTGTTCGGTTGAGTTCGCGCACGCGACACAGGAGGCCGTCGCCGACGGCGTCCTGATTCGCGACGGCCATGTCGGGGGTATCGAGGTCAGATGGAGCGGACACCAGGCTGGCCAGGAGGTGGTTTGTGTCCAGCAGCGATGGGCCGCCACCCCGCTGCTGGAGCCAGCGTGGCACATCGAACACGGCTACCTCGTCGATATTTCTGGCGACCCGAACGTGCGCATGAAGATCGACCTGCTGCCCACCGATGCAGATCTCGCCGATTGGTCACCGCAACGCATGCGCAACATTGGCTTACGGATCACCGCCGCACCATTGGTGAACGCCATTCCGGCGGTGTGCGCGGCGCCGCCCGGCATCGTCACCTACGCTGAACTTCCCGCGATTGCAGCGCTTCTCGTACCCGAGTCCGAAGCAGGTCACAGACGGCGCACCGACGAGGTGATCGCATGA
- a CDS encoding cytochrome P450 — MTIDTGPRTRPDVDLTDGTFYADSSTRDAYRWMRTNEPVFRDRNGLAAAATYQAVLDAERNPELFSSTGGIRPDQPGMPYMIDMDDPAHLLRRKLVNAGFTRKRVMGKVPSIERLCDTLIDAVCERGECDFVRDIAAPLPMAVIGDMLGVLPNERAKLLQWSDELVCGLSSHLDEQTVQNLMDTHAAYTAFTMDAIAKRRAEPTDDLFSVLVNAEVEGERMSDDEIVMETLLLLIGGDETTRHTLSGGTEQLLRRRDQWERLVADPELAPGAIEEMLRWTSPVKNMCRTLTADTTFHGTEMREGEKIMLMFESANFDETVFGDPDNFRIDRNPNSHIAFGFGTHFCLGNQLARLELKLMLTRTWKRLPDLRLADELALPLRAANFVSGLESMPVVFTPSEPVGAGK; from the coding sequence ATGACAATTGACACCGGACCGCGGACACGGCCAGATGTCGACCTGACCGACGGCACGTTCTACGCAGACAGCAGCACTCGCGATGCGTACCGGTGGATGCGGACCAACGAGCCCGTCTTTCGCGACCGCAACGGGCTGGCCGCGGCGGCGACCTATCAAGCAGTCCTCGACGCCGAGCGCAACCCCGAGTTGTTCTCGTCCACCGGCGGCATCCGGCCCGACCAGCCCGGGATGCCGTACATGATCGACATGGACGATCCCGCCCATCTGTTGCGGCGCAAGTTGGTCAACGCCGGCTTCACCCGCAAACGGGTGATGGGCAAGGTGCCCTCGATTGAGCGGCTGTGCGACACGCTGATCGACGCCGTGTGCGAACGCGGGGAATGCGACTTCGTCCGCGACATCGCCGCACCACTGCCGATGGCGGTCATCGGCGACATGCTGGGCGTGCTGCCCAACGAGCGCGCAAAGCTGCTGCAATGGTCTGACGAGCTGGTGTGCGGGCTGAGCTCCCACCTCGACGAACAGACCGTCCAGAATCTGATGGACACCCACGCCGCCTACACCGCGTTCACGATGGACGCCATCGCCAAGCGCCGCGCCGAGCCCACCGACGACCTGTTCTCCGTGCTCGTCAACGCAGAGGTCGAGGGCGAGCGAATGAGTGACGACGAGATCGTCATGGAGACGTTGCTGCTCCTGATCGGCGGCGACGAGACGACCCGACACACCCTCTCAGGCGGCACTGAACAGCTGCTACGCCGCCGCGACCAGTGGGAACGCCTGGTCGCCGACCCAGAGCTGGCGCCCGGTGCTATCGAGGAGATGTTGCGCTGGACGTCGCCGGTGAAGAACATGTGCCGCACGCTCACCGCCGACACCACGTTCCACGGGACCGAGATGCGCGAGGGCGAGAAGATCATGCTGATGTTCGAGTCGGCTAACTTCGACGAGACGGTGTTCGGCGACCCGGACAACTTCCGAATCGACCGTAATCCGAACAGCCACATCGCCTTCGGCTTCGGTACGCACTTTTGTCTGGGTAACCAACTCGCGCGCCTCGAACTCAAGCTTATGCTCACTCGGACATGGAAGCGGCTTCCGGACTTGCGGCTGGCCGACGAATTGGCGCTGCCGCTGCGCGCGGCGAACTTCGTCAGTGGCTTGGAATCGATGCCGGTCGTATTCACACCCAGTGAACCCGTCGGCGCAGGTAAGTGA
- a CDS encoding NAD(P)H-dependent amine dehydrogenase family protein has product MTNPLDNIDRTYKVVVWATGRVGKLAIRSVAGRPNLELVGVWVHSESKDGQDAGTLAGIDPLGVAATRDKDAILSGDADCIIYTGPATNRPREAFEDFCRILRAGKNIVTTSVPGMVYPRGSLKPSTLQRIVDAAHEGGSSIYSTGIEPGFGCDLFAVALSSMSNRVYSVRGLEITDYSRDSTIYEMRELFGFGQPLDYQGGVMIPGVIKFGWGAAVTMVADAFGVQLDEIREDCKFAPAPRRLETLSGVIEEGTVGAVWFRCIGVVDGHEAITIEHVDRMADDIAPDWPKSRAGGIDGVWRVIIEGEPSFDAEFEVGFHDDEDSTDHGLLATGMRAINAIPWVCAAEPGLVDALRIPLTPAIGSLRPKEEGIRAI; this is encoded by the coding sequence ATGACCAACCCGTTGGACAACATCGATAGGACCTACAAAGTCGTAGTATGGGCGACCGGCCGGGTCGGTAAGCTGGCCATTCGCTCGGTTGCCGGCCGCCCGAATCTGGAACTCGTTGGAGTGTGGGTCCATTCGGAATCCAAGGACGGTCAGGACGCCGGCACGCTCGCCGGGATCGACCCCCTCGGCGTCGCCGCGACTCGTGATAAAGACGCGATTCTGTCCGGTGACGCCGACTGCATCATCTACACCGGGCCGGCGACCAACCGTCCACGTGAGGCGTTCGAGGATTTCTGCAGGATCCTACGGGCGGGTAAGAATATCGTGACGACGTCGGTGCCGGGGATGGTCTACCCGCGTGGCTCGTTGAAGCCCTCGACGCTGCAGCGGATCGTCGATGCCGCTCACGAAGGCGGTAGCTCCATTTACTCCACGGGCATCGAGCCTGGCTTCGGATGTGATCTTTTCGCGGTGGCGCTGTCGTCGATGTCGAACCGGGTGTATTCGGTTCGCGGCTTGGAGATCACCGACTACTCCCGCGACAGCACGATCTACGAGATGCGCGAGCTGTTCGGCTTCGGTCAACCGCTGGACTATCAGGGCGGCGTGATGATCCCAGGCGTCATCAAATTCGGTTGGGGTGCGGCGGTGACGATGGTCGCCGACGCGTTCGGGGTGCAGCTCGACGAAATCCGTGAGGACTGCAAGTTCGCGCCTGCGCCGCGCCGACTCGAGACGCTCTCCGGGGTCATCGAGGAAGGCACCGTGGGCGCCGTCTGGTTCCGCTGCATCGGCGTGGTGGACGGCCATGAAGCCATCACCATCGAGCATGTCGACCGGATGGCCGACGATATCGCCCCGGACTGGCCGAAGAGCCGCGCCGGCGGAATTGACGGAGTGTGGCGCGTCATCATCGAGGGCGAGCCGAGCTTCGATGCCGAATTCGAGGTCGGATTCCACGACGACGAGGACTCCACAGATCACGGCTTACTCGCGACTGGCATGCGGGCCATCAACGCCATCCCGTGGGTATGCGCTGCCGAACCCGGCCTTGTCGATGCATTGCGCATCCCGCTGACCCCTGCGATCGGGTCGCTGCGTCCGAAAGAAGAAGGCATCCGGGCAATCTGA
- a CDS encoding TetR/AcrR family transcriptional regulator, whose translation MTTAEAIKRCAARRFWRDGYASTSVRAIAADVGVDPALVIRHFGSKEELFLETLPVRGFWDDVLAGPLDTLGTRLVDFVLSRASGKMLRVHTTLVRASDSPAVRARLYEIVDSSFIELLRERLPGPDPVLRARLMAAQVGGLLQSLSMSDEALRDDDPAAVVAVYGQAIQSIVGV comes from the coding sequence ATGACGACCGCCGAAGCGATCAAGCGCTGCGCGGCCCGACGGTTCTGGCGCGACGGTTACGCCTCGACCTCGGTGCGCGCGATCGCCGCGGACGTCGGCGTCGACCCGGCGTTGGTGATCCGCCACTTTGGATCGAAGGAGGAGTTATTCCTCGAAACGCTCCCGGTGCGAGGGTTTTGGGACGACGTGTTGGCCGGCCCGTTGGATACGCTCGGTACCCGGCTGGTGGATTTCGTGCTCAGTCGCGCGTCGGGAAAGATGCTGCGGGTGCATACCACGTTGGTGCGGGCGTCCGACAGCCCGGCGGTGCGGGCGCGGCTCTACGAGATCGTGGACTCGTCGTTCATCGAGCTGCTGAGGGAGCGGCTGCCCGGGCCGGATCCGGTGCTGCGTGCAAGGTTGATGGCCGCCCAGGTCGGTGGGCTGCTGCAGTCGCTGAGCATGTCCGATGAAGCGTTGCGCGATGACGATCCCGCCGCGGTCGTCGCGGTTTACGGCCAGGCTATCCAGAGCATCGTCGGGGTCTGA
- a CDS encoding VOC family protein: MHHVIYAVDRERFEAATAFFSEVGFTFTAVELGDVGLQVRVDWTGGVELISPLDTEAGRSSAVAEFLASRGDGVYSVAIRVADMAAAEQVAARYGAVTGFRQHRDGDGFALDESEMTVLGLPMTLLATDLP; this comes from the coding sequence ATGCATCACGTGATCTATGCCGTTGACCGCGAGCGGTTCGAGGCGGCCACTGCGTTCTTTTCCGAAGTCGGATTCACCTTCACCGCCGTCGAATTGGGAGACGTCGGTTTGCAGGTGAGGGTGGATTGGACCGGAGGGGTGGAGCTGATCAGCCCGCTGGACACCGAGGCGGGACGCAGCAGCGCGGTGGCCGAGTTTCTCGCCTCCCGCGGCGACGGCGTCTACTCGGTCGCGATCCGGGTCGCCGACATGGCTGCCGCTGAGCAGGTGGCCGCCCGGTATGGGGCGGTCACCGGGTTCCGCCAGCATCGAGACGGTGACGGCTTCGCACTCGACGAATCGGAGATGACGGTACTGGGCCTGCCAATGACGTTGCTGGCCACCGACTTACCCTGA